One Streptomyces sp. CG4 genomic window, CTTCGTGTCGCACCCCAGCGTTCGCGGTAGAGCGCGGCAAGTTGCCGGGCCGGATGGCGTCGGGCGTTCAGCAAAGTGGTGACCAGGCGGTAGCCGTCGGCTGCGCCCTCCCCGGCCCGGTCCTTGAGCTGGTAGGCCAGGACCCGGACGGTGACCGGCTCGCTTCGGGAGGGGCCGCTGCTCGCCCTCATCGGTGAGAGCCATGACCCGTCCCGGAACTGCTTCATCACCGGCAGGACGCGGTTGGCGGGCACCCGCCACAGCAGATCGGCGCCGGTGGCGGTGAAGGCCCGCCACAACGGGACACCGAGGAACTCACGGTCGGCCAGGACAAGCCGGCCCGGGCCGAGTGAACGCGGCAGGCGGCCGACCAGGGTGACTTCCCCGGTGCGGCAGCCGGCGAGTTCCGCGTCCAGCACCGC contains:
- a CDS encoding transposase gives rise to the protein MDGTCWDVADSEANDAAFGRPGSGRGLGRSAFVQVRMAALVEVGGHAVLDAELAGCRTGEVTLVGRLPRSLGPGRLVLADREFLGVPLWRAFTATGADLLWRVPANRVLPVMKQFRDGSWLSPMRASSGPSRSEPVTVRVLAYQLKDRAGEGAADGYRLVTTLLNARRHPARQLAALYRERWGATR